The Chroogloeocystis siderophila 5.2 s.c.1 genome includes the window GCACAATCAACGGCAGCGGTTCTCCTTCTTTATTAGTAAAGCCTTCCAAGAAGACGCATTTTGCTCCTGCGTCTTCTACAAGCAAGCCTTGACGGTCTAAATCTTCTACAACTGCTGATAATAATGGATTATAAAAAGATTCTCCGCGCTCGATTAAATGAATATCGAGTAAGTCGTAGATAACCTGAAATTCCCGCCGCGACTGTTCGCATAGCAATTTCCAAGCCTTCTGAGTATCTGCTACTCCTGCTTGCAGTTTAACAACTTCTTGTCGTGCTGTTTCCCTAAATGTCTCGTCTTCGTCAAACCTTTGTTTAGCTTTGCGGTAAAAAGTCACTAAATCTCCAAGTTCTAACGCATTAGCCGTTGTCAATGCATCAGGGTAAGCTTCACGTAGGTAAGCGATTAGCATGCCAAACTGCGTACCCCAATCGCCAACATGATTTAGCCGCAAAACATCGTGACCGCGAAATTCTAAGATTCGTGCAATACAATCTCCAATAATCGTAGAACGCAAGTGTCCTACGTGCATTTCCTTGGCAATATTCGGGCTTGAGAAGTCAACAATTACCCGTTTGGGAGTTTTAGCTAGTGCAACACCTAATCTAGGATCTGTCTGAATTGAACGCAGTTGTGCTTCTATATATTCTGTCTTTAGCAATAAATTTATAAAGCCAGGACCGGCAACACTCGGTGGTTCACAGATATCAGTTACATGTAATTTTTCTACAATCTGTTCAGCGATCGCGCGTGCTGGCTGTTTTAATTTTTTACTCAGCGATAAAGCAACATTAGATTGATAATCGCCAAATTTAGGATTACTTGCAGGTACAAGTATTGGGTCTACCTCAGCCAAATCATTGCCAAAAGCAGCAACCAAGGCTTGTGTAAATCGATGTT containing:
- the argS gene encoding arginine--tRNA ligase yields the protein MIATLEQLKHRFTQALVAAFGNDLAEVDPILVPASNPKFGDYQSNVALSLSKKLKQPARAIAEQIVEKLHVTDICEPPSVAGPGFINLLLKTEYIEAQLRSIQTDPRLGVALAKTPKRVIVDFSSPNIAKEMHVGHLRSTIIGDCIARILEFRGHDVLRLNHVGDWGTQFGMLIAYLREAYPDALTTANALELGDLVTFYRKAKQRFDEDETFRETARQEVVKLQAGVADTQKAWKLLCEQSRREFQVIYDLLDIHLIERGESFYNPLLSAVVEDLDRQGLLVEDAGAKCVFLEGFTNKEGEPLPLIVQKSDGGYNYATTDLAALRYRIKQDQAERLIYVTDAGQASHFAQVFQVARRAGWIPENVEIVHVPFGLVLGEDGKKLKTRSGETIRLRDLLDEAIARSRADLESRLQAEGRTETEEFKAQVAQTVGISAVKYADLSQNRTSNYIFSYDKMLALQGNTAPYMLYAYVRIQGISRRGRINFEQLGSETQLSLQEPTEFTLAKHLLQLGEILSDVEQDLMPNRLCQYLFELSQKFNQFYDQCPVLQAEEPIRTSRLQMCDLTARSLRLGLSLLGISVIERM